One window of Corynebacterium doosanense CAU 212 = DSM 45436 genomic DNA carries:
- a CDS encoding MerR family transcriptional regulator → MTDHQIGEAAEILRISTRTLRHWDAVGLLQPGWRTTSDYRLYTDDDLERGFQILVYRGTGLSLGEIADILDEPGSAREALRRQRTVLGERAGHLRAMMHAVDELLERGDTMTMNDKIEAFGEDWPGYAEEAEQRWGGTPEWGQAQQVQQQMSPADFRAVKEEMEAFAAELADARSRGVTPGSDDAARLVEAHRASVARFYDVPRGRQVLLARMYVQDDRFSQTYHGNADYLLELIEAQAREEGLDPDQAQW, encoded by the coding sequence GTGACCGACCATCAGATCGGCGAGGCCGCCGAGATACTCCGGATAAGCACCAGAACCCTGCGCCACTGGGACGCCGTGGGACTGCTCCAGCCCGGCTGGCGCACCACGTCCGACTACCGGCTCTACACCGACGACGACCTGGAGCGGGGTTTCCAGATCCTCGTCTACCGGGGCACGGGCCTGAGCCTGGGGGAGATCGCGGACATCCTCGACGAACCCGGGTCCGCGCGTGAGGCGCTCCGGCGGCAGCGGACGGTGCTCGGGGAGAGGGCCGGTCACCTGCGGGCAATGATGCACGCAGTCGACGAACTCCTGGAAAGGGGAGACACCATGACTATGAACGACAAGATCGAGGCGTTCGGCGAGGACTGGCCCGGATACGCCGAGGAGGCCGAGCAGCGCTGGGGAGGCACGCCCGAGTGGGGCCAGGCCCAGCAGGTCCAGCAGCAGATGAGCCCCGCGGACTTCCGCGCCGTGAAGGAGGAGATGGAGGCGTTTGCCGCCGAACTGGCCGACGCCCGTTCCCGCGGCGTCACCCCGGGCAGTGACGACGCCGCCCGGCTGGTCGAGGCGCACCGCGCGTCCGTGGCCCGCTTCTACGACGTCCCCCGCGGACGGCAGGTCCTGCTCGCCCGCATGTACGTCCAGGACGACCGTTTCAGCCAGACGTACCACGGAAACGCCGACTACCTGCTGGAACTCATTGAGGCGCAGGCCCGGGAGGAGGGGCTCGACCCCGACCAGGCGCAGTGGTGA
- a CDS encoding MFS transporter, whose protein sequence is MTTESARRGQVAAWAMWDFGSAAFNAVLVTFIFSVYLVDSVGADVSGPITSAQYLSVALAAAGLAVAAITPIVGQRADITGTRRKALGTWTFITVALMAALVFVRNDANWYFFLGLALLTLGTVTFEFAEVNYFAQLNQISTPATVGRISGFGWAAGYVGGIILLLLCFVGFVSGEGDTRGLLGIPVAGGLNIRLVALFAAVWFALAALPVLFKVPEIAPSGEKAGTIPDSYRRLVRELKELWHTDRRSVRFLIASAVFRDGLAGVFTYGAILGVSVYGLQPADVLIFGVAANIAAALGAVLGGLIDDRLGPKPVILGSLFALVVVAVALFFAHGALAFWILGLFLCLFVGPAQSSSRSFLTRVIPEGREGQMFGFYATTGRAVSWLSPIAFFALVSLGGGDDRWGVLGIGLVLLVGAGLMLGVRDAVRV, encoded by the coding sequence ATGACTACAGAATCAGCCCGGCGCGGCCAGGTCGCGGCCTGGGCCATGTGGGACTTCGGTTCCGCGGCCTTCAACGCGGTGCTGGTGACCTTCATCTTCTCCGTCTACCTCGTCGACTCCGTGGGCGCGGACGTCTCCGGCCCGATCACGTCGGCGCAGTATCTGTCGGTCGCACTCGCGGCGGCGGGTCTGGCCGTCGCCGCGATCACGCCGATAGTGGGCCAGCGCGCGGACATCACGGGCACGCGTCGAAAAGCGCTCGGAACGTGGACGTTCATCACGGTCGCGCTCATGGCGGCGCTGGTGTTCGTGCGTAACGACGCCAACTGGTACTTCTTCCTCGGCCTCGCCCTGCTCACCCTGGGCACGGTGACGTTCGAGTTCGCCGAGGTCAACTATTTCGCCCAGCTGAACCAGATCTCCACTCCCGCAACAGTCGGCCGGATCTCGGGCTTCGGCTGGGCCGCGGGATACGTCGGCGGCATCATCCTGTTGCTCCTGTGTTTCGTCGGGTTCGTCTCCGGCGAGGGCGACACTCGTGGCCTGCTGGGCATCCCCGTCGCGGGCGGGTTGAACATCCGGTTGGTGGCCCTGTTCGCCGCCGTGTGGTTCGCTCTCGCAGCGCTGCCGGTGCTGTTCAAGGTGCCGGAGATCGCCCCCTCCGGCGAGAAGGCCGGCACGATCCCGGATTCCTATCGACGCCTCGTCCGCGAGCTCAAGGAACTCTGGCACACCGACCGCCGCTCCGTACGGTTCCTCATCGCCTCCGCGGTCTTCCGCGACGGCCTGGCCGGCGTGTTCACCTACGGCGCCATCCTCGGCGTCTCTGTCTACGGACTCCAGCCCGCAGACGTGCTCATCTTTGGAGTCGCGGCCAACATCGCGGCGGCGCTCGGCGCGGTGCTCGGCGGGCTTATCGACGACCGGCTCGGCCCCAAACCCGTCATTCTCGGCTCCCTGTTTGCCCTGGTGGTCGTGGCGGTGGCCCTGTTCTTCGCCCACGGGGCACTGGCGTTCTGGATTCTGGGGCTGTTTCTCTGCCTATTCGTGGGGCCGGCGCAGTCGTCGTCACGCTCCTTTCTCACCCGCGTCATCCCCGAGGGGCGGGAGGGGCAGATGTTCGGCTTCTACGCCACCACGGGCAGGGCTGTGAGCTGGCTGTCGCCGATCGCGTTCTTCGCCCTGGTCTCGCTCGGCGGGGGTGACGATCGCTGGGGCGTTCTGGGGATCGGGCTGGTCCTGCTCGTCGGGGCGGGGCTCATGCTCGGGGTGCGGGACGCAGTGCGGGTGTGA
- a CDS encoding sensor histidine kinase, giving the protein MTDTPPVFTGEAGGSSGIGGKRAGRRAVNLQTWLVVIIIVVSSVGLVASALATTAVMREVLLQRVDADLTASVGGWTQDPDIYQSAPAVVGPPSEFAVLRIDPSGNQQWINASDTRPNFGGVDIEGGPTTVGSLPGSVEDVEWRAMGVATPLGVTIVAQSLEREDAMLGGLMAVQIFISLIVLVIMALVGAWFIRRALAPLREVESTARAISRGEFDRRVPDWSPETEVGQLSRSLNIMLARLHSSIDTSREKEEQMRRFIGDASHELRTPLTSVSGYAELYRSGATQDADKVLGKIEEESGRMKLLVEDLLALTRAEGSRLELKPVDLLELVMSARSSARAAFAGREITVVNDVLESPVVNGDRDRLHQVLINLISNALRHGGEEATVQLRLSTADRDAVIEVIDDGRGISPEAIPHIFERFYREDASRTRTRGAGGGSGLGLSIVKSLVEQHGGTIVVTSAQGEGTVFRIRLPRLLNPATAER; this is encoded by the coding sequence GTGACCGACACACCCCCCGTGTTCACCGGCGAGGCCGGCGGTAGCAGCGGGATCGGCGGCAAGCGGGCAGGTCGACGGGCCGTCAACCTGCAGACCTGGCTCGTGGTCATCATCATCGTCGTCTCGTCGGTGGGCCTGGTCGCGTCGGCCCTGGCCACCACCGCCGTGATGCGTGAGGTCCTGCTCCAGCGGGTGGACGCGGACCTCACCGCCAGCGTCGGCGGGTGGACCCAGGACCCGGACATCTATCAGAGCGCGCCGGCCGTCGTGGGCCCGCCGAGCGAGTTCGCCGTCCTGCGCATCGACCCGAGCGGGAACCAGCAGTGGATCAACGCCTCGGACACCCGGCCGAACTTCGGCGGCGTCGACATCGAGGGCGGGCCCACCACCGTCGGCTCCCTGCCCGGGTCCGTGGAGGACGTCGAGTGGCGGGCAATGGGTGTGGCCACCCCACTGGGGGTCACCATCGTGGCGCAGTCGCTCGAGCGAGAGGACGCCATGCTCGGGGGGCTGATGGCGGTGCAGATCTTCATTTCGCTCATCGTGCTGGTGATCATGGCGCTGGTGGGGGCGTGGTTCATCCGGCGTGCCCTCGCCCCGCTCCGAGAGGTTGAGTCCACCGCGCGGGCCATCTCCCGAGGGGAGTTCGACCGGCGTGTCCCCGACTGGTCGCCGGAGACCGAGGTCGGGCAGCTGTCCCGCTCCCTCAACATCATGCTGGCCAGGCTGCATTCCTCCATCGACACCTCCCGGGAGAAGGAGGAGCAGATGCGCCGCTTCATCGGCGACGCCTCCCACGAGCTGCGCACGCCGCTGACCAGCGTCAGTGGCTACGCAGAGCTCTACCGCTCCGGCGCCACGCAGGACGCCGACAAGGTGCTGGGCAAGATCGAGGAGGAGTCCGGGCGGATGAAACTGCTCGTCGAGGACCTCCTGGCGCTCACCCGCGCCGAGGGCTCCCGCCTGGAGCTCAAGCCCGTCGACCTGCTGGAACTGGTCATGTCCGCGCGCAGCTCGGCCCGGGCGGCGTTTGCGGGGCGCGAGATCACCGTGGTCAACGACGTCCTGGAGTCCCCCGTGGTCAACGGCGACCGCGACCGCCTGCACCAGGTGCTCATCAATCTCATCAGCAACGCCCTGCGCCACGGCGGCGAGGAGGCCACGGTGCAGCTTCGCCTATCGACGGCCGATCGCGACGCGGTCATCGAGGTCATCGACGACGGGCGTGGCATCTCCCCCGAGGCGATCCCCCACATCTTCGAACGTTTCTACCGCGAGGACGCCTCCCGCACCCGCACCCGCGGCGCCGGCGGCGGTTCGGGGTTGGGGTTGTCCATCGTCAAATCCCTGGTGGAACAGCACGGCGGCACCATCGTGGTGACCTCGGCGCAGGGCGAGGGCACGGTATTCCGGATCCGGCTCCCGCGCCTGCTCAATCCCGCCACCGCAGAGCGCTGA
- a CDS encoding response regulator transcription factor, translating into MPEKTTAPVKVLVVDDEPNIVDLLSVSLKFQGFEVETASSGQKALELAHSFQPDAFILDVMMPGMDGFELLSKLREEGLDGPVLYLTAKDAVEDRIHGLTIGADDYVTKPFSLEEVITRLRVILRRGNIAEEETGDATIRYADITLNDETHEATKAGEVIELSPTEFNLLRYLMLNAEVVLSKAKILDNVWHYDFGGDGNVVESYISYLRRKIDTGETPLIQTVRGVGYVLRTPRK; encoded by the coding sequence ATGCCTGAAAAAACCACCGCTCCCGTCAAGGTCCTCGTCGTCGACGACGAACCCAACATCGTCGACCTGCTCAGCGTCAGCCTGAAGTTCCAGGGCTTTGAGGTCGAGACCGCGTCCTCCGGCCAGAAGGCCCTGGAGCTGGCCCATTCCTTCCAGCCCGACGCCTTCATCCTCGACGTGATGATGCCCGGCATGGACGGTTTCGAGCTGCTGTCCAAGCTCCGCGAGGAGGGCCTGGACGGCCCCGTCCTCTACCTCACCGCCAAAGACGCCGTCGAGGACCGCATCCACGGCCTCACCATCGGCGCCGACGACTACGTCACCAAACCCTTCTCGCTCGAGGAGGTGATCACCCGGTTGCGCGTCATCCTGCGCCGCGGCAACATCGCCGAGGAGGAGACCGGCGACGCCACCATCCGCTACGCCGACATCACCCTCAACGACGAGACCCACGAGGCCACCAAGGCCGGCGAGGTCATCGAACTCTCGCCCACCGAGTTCAACCTGCTGCGCTACCTCATGCTCAACGCCGAAGTCGTGCTTTCCAAGGCGAAGATCCTGGACAACGTGTGGCACTACGACTTCGGCGGCGACGGCAACGTCGTCGAGTCCTACATCTCCTACCTGCGGCGCAAGATCGACACCGGGGAGACGCCGCTCATCCAGACCGTGCGTGGTGTCGGTTACGTCCTGCGCACCCCGCGTAAGTAA
- a CDS encoding pyruvate dehydrogenase — MAQNFAQQLVKTLEKQGVKRIYGLVGDSLNPITDAIADSSIEWIHVRNEEAAAFAAGADSLTTGDLAVCAASCGPGNTHLVQGLYDAHRNGAKVLAIASHIPSMQIGSSFFQETHPEQLFQECSGYVEMANSATQGSRVLHNAIQSTMAGNGVSVIVIPGDVSKEEATDDTFMNSKIATGRQIVFPDPAEAADLVQAINDADSVTLFCGEGVRDAREQVLALAEKIKAPIGHAFGGKMHIQYDNPFDVGMSGLLGYGACSNAMREADLLILLGTDFPYQDWLPTKNVAQVDIDGAHIGRRTTVTHPVVGDVGAVIENILPHVEAKKDRSFLDKQLKDHANLIDGVVENYTKKAGKVKPIHPEYVASLIDEHAAEDAIFTVDTGMCNVWAARYITPNGRRDEVASFKHGTMANALPQAIGAQAANPDRQVITFSGDGGLGMLLGELLTVKLHNLPVKIVTFNNSSLGMVKLEMLVAGLEDFGTDHEHVNFAAIAEGVGIKAIRVEDPKKLDKAIKEAFAYDGPVLLDVVTDPDALSIPPNITWDMMMGFSRSAAKTVFGGGIGKMANLAKANLKHIGAAASIEKNRFL; from the coding sequence ATGGCTCAGAATTTCGCACAGCAATTGGTCAAGACCCTGGAGAAGCAGGGTGTTAAACGTATTTACGGGCTGGTCGGGGACAGCCTCAACCCCATTACCGACGCGATCGCCGACTCGAGCATCGAGTGGATCCATGTGCGCAACGAGGAGGCCGCGGCCTTCGCTGCCGGCGCGGATTCCCTCACCACCGGCGACCTCGCCGTGTGTGCCGCCTCCTGCGGGCCGGGTAACACCCACCTCGTGCAGGGGCTTTACGATGCCCACCGCAACGGCGCCAAGGTCCTCGCCATCGCCTCGCACATCCCGAGCATGCAGATCGGCTCCTCCTTCTTCCAGGAGACCCACCCGGAGCAGCTGTTCCAGGAGTGCTCCGGTTATGTCGAGATGGCCAACTCCGCCACGCAGGGTAGCCGCGTCCTGCACAACGCGATCCAGTCGACGATGGCCGGCAACGGTGTCTCCGTCATCGTCATCCCCGGCGACGTGTCGAAGGAGGAGGCGACGGACGACACGTTCATGAACTCCAAGATCGCCACGGGCCGTCAGATCGTCTTCCCGGATCCGGCCGAGGCCGCCGACCTGGTGCAGGCGATCAACGACGCCGACTCCGTCACCCTCTTCTGCGGCGAAGGTGTGCGTGACGCCCGCGAGCAGGTTCTCGCGCTGGCGGAGAAGATCAAGGCTCCCATCGGCCACGCTTTCGGCGGCAAGATGCACATCCAGTACGACAACCCCTTCGACGTGGGCATGTCCGGCCTGCTCGGTTACGGTGCCTGCTCCAACGCCATGCGGGAGGCTGACCTGCTCATCCTCCTGGGCACGGACTTCCCGTACCAGGACTGGCTGCCCACGAAGAACGTGGCGCAGGTGGACATCGACGGCGCGCACATTGGTCGCCGCACCACCGTCACCCACCCGGTCGTCGGCGACGTGGGAGCGGTGATCGAGAACATCCTCCCGCACGTCGAGGCGAAGAAGGACCGCTCCTTCCTGGACAAGCAGCTCAAGGACCACGCCAACCTCATCGACGGTGTGGTGGAGAACTACACCAAGAAGGCCGGCAAGGTGAAGCCGATCCACCCGGAGTACGTGGCCTCGCTTATCGACGAGCATGCAGCCGAGGACGCGATCTTCACCGTGGACACCGGCATGTGCAACGTGTGGGCAGCCCGGTACATCACGCCCAACGGTCGGCGTGATGAGGTGGCCTCCTTCAAGCACGGCACCATGGCCAACGCCCTGCCGCAGGCCATCGGCGCGCAGGCCGCGAACCCGGACCGCCAGGTGATCACCTTCTCCGGCGACGGCGGGCTGGGCATGCTGCTCGGCGAGCTGCTCACGGTGAAGCTGCACAACTTGCCGGTGAAGATCGTCACCTTCAACAACTCCTCGCTCGGCATGGTCAAGCTGGAGATGCTGGTCGCCGGCCTCGAGGACTTCGGCACCGATCACGAGCACGTGAACTTCGCGGCCATCGCCGAGGGCGTGGGCATCAAGGCCATCCGCGTGGAGGATCCGAAGAAGCTGGACAAGGCCATCAAGGAGGCCTTCGCCTATGACGGCCCGGTGCTTCTCGACGTCGTCACCGATCCCGACGCCCTGTCCATCCCGCCGAACATCACGTGGGACATGATGATGGGCTTCTCGCGCTCGGCGGCCAAGACGGTCTTCGGTGGCGGCATCGGCAAGATGGCCAACCTGGCCAAGGCCAACCTCAAGCACATCGGGGCGGCGGCGTCGATCGAGAAGAACCGCTTCCTGTGA
- a CDS encoding tRNA-binding protein, which produces MNDIDLRVGVILSAEEFPEARRPAWKLLIHVGPLGTLRSSAQITRYPREELVGRRVVVAVNLGEKQIANFISQCLVLAAVDDEGTPYLLGVDEGAEPGQRVA; this is translated from the coding sequence ATGAACGATATCGATCTCCGCGTCGGCGTGATCCTCTCCGCCGAGGAGTTCCCCGAGGCCCGCAGACCCGCATGGAAGCTGCTTATCCACGTCGGCCCCCTCGGCACGCTTCGATCCTCGGCTCAGATCACCCGCTATCCGCGTGAGGAGCTGGTGGGTCGGCGCGTGGTGGTGGCCGTGAACCTCGGTGAGAAACAGATAGCGAACTTCATCAGCCAGTGCCTCGTGCTCGCCGCGGTGGACGACGAGGGGACACCGTACCTGCTCGGGGTGGACGAGGGCGCGGAGCCGGGGCAGCGGGTGGCCTGA
- a CDS encoding alanine racemase produces MTPFVLVDAARVRENVTRMASVGTPARPHVKTHKIPKIARMQLDAGAVGLTVATVGEAEVFDFAGDLFIAYPLWPIPELAQRLGALSSRVRVGVDSREAVHAWQRVGLPDNVEFMIELDSGHHRSGSIDPVPVAEAAGDRLRGLFTFPGHSYAPGAQVSAAADEARVLAAARDAIGRDLLLSGGSTPSARESTGVDEIRPGVYVFNDAQQLELGTCSEEDIALVVRATVVSRRDDLGHVILDSGSKILGSDRPAWATGFARIRGHADARVTALSEHHATVTFPGQLPELGEQLDVIPNHVCPVLNLVDEVQLVDGGTWRVAARGRNS; encoded by the coding sequence GTGACACCGTTCGTTCTGGTGGACGCCGCGCGGGTGAGGGAGAACGTCACCCGCATGGCGTCGGTGGGCACACCGGCGCGCCCGCACGTCAAGACACACAAGATCCCCAAGATCGCCCGCATGCAGCTGGACGCGGGCGCCGTCGGGCTCACGGTCGCCACGGTGGGGGAGGCCGAGGTCTTCGACTTCGCCGGCGACCTCTTCATCGCCTACCCGCTGTGGCCGATTCCGGAGCTGGCACAGCGCCTGGGTGCGCTGTCCTCCCGGGTCCGCGTCGGTGTCGATTCCCGCGAGGCCGTGCACGCCTGGCAGCGGGTGGGTCTGCCGGACAACGTCGAGTTCATGATTGAGCTCGACTCCGGCCACCACCGCTCCGGCTCGATCGATCCGGTCCCGGTTGCCGAGGCCGCGGGTGATAGGCTGCGCGGCCTGTTCACCTTCCCCGGGCACTCCTATGCGCCGGGCGCGCAGGTCTCGGCCGCCGCAGACGAGGCCCGGGTGCTCGCCGCGGCCCGAGACGCCATCGGGCGGGATCTGCTGCTCTCCGGCGGGTCCACGCCCTCGGCGCGGGAATCGACCGGCGTCGATGAGATCCGCCCCGGCGTCTACGTCTTCAATGATGCCCAGCAGCTCGAGCTGGGCACCTGCAGCGAGGAGGACATCGCCCTGGTGGTGCGTGCGACGGTGGTCTCGCGTCGCGACGATCTGGGACACGTCATCCTCGACTCAGGCTCCAAGATCCTCGGCTCCGACCGTCCGGCCTGGGCGACCGGTTTCGCGCGCATCCGGGGCCACGCGGACGCGCGGGTCACCGCCCTGTCCGAGCACCACGCCACCGTGACCTTCCCGGGGCAGCTTCCCGAGCTCGGCGAGCAGCTCGACGTCATCCCCAACCACGTCTGCCCGGTGCTCAACCTCGTCGACGAGGTGCAGCTCGTCGACGGCGGAACGTGGCGGGTGGCGGCGCGGGGGAGGAACTCCTAG
- the thrE gene encoding threonine/serine exporter ThrE: MGVLSRLSEILPGSGRLSTIDTARAAPPPSPLAPINLQDPSQVAGVMSIAARIGDILVGSGTGNRDAQAQVRAVTSAYGLIYCHIAITMNTIQLSASVGTGANKQPVQVFRVARTPTTDFSKLAEVDRLIRSIQSGATGPDIAEKILDELEARPRGFGFRTAIWGWALLGGAVAILLGGGLFVAAVAFVASFVIIGLNEVLARRGLPDFFLQVLGGFIATLPAAVIYELAQQFGIQIRPSQIIASCIIVLVAGLSLVQSLQDGMTHATVTGSARFFDTILMTTGIVAGVAMGISAAGMFDIDLPPMEATPPPNFTGALVMVAASAVICAGFAVGVYGERSAIAVSMAAGMLGASTFHLIFLPLGMGTVMASGAAAVAIGLSGGLLARRFLIPPLITAIAGITPLLPGLMLYRAMYALLSEQTLVGFTNLFLALAIAGSLAAGVVLGEWMARRIRRPQDFRPYAALRRAGRFSFQTLARRQKPVRPAQTSRRLRKPRGGSVN; encoded by the coding sequence GTGGGAGTTTTGTCTAGGCTGAGCGAGATTCTGCCGGGTTCCGGTCGCTTATCGACGATCGACACCGCCCGCGCGGCTCCGCCGCCCTCCCCCCTGGCTCCCATCAATCTGCAGGACCCGTCACAGGTCGCGGGTGTGATGTCCATTGCCGCGCGCATCGGCGACATCCTCGTCGGTTCGGGCACGGGAAACCGAGACGCCCAGGCGCAGGTGCGGGCCGTGACGTCCGCGTACGGGCTGATCTACTGCCACATCGCCATCACCATGAACACGATCCAGCTGTCGGCGTCGGTGGGCACGGGGGCGAACAAGCAGCCCGTGCAGGTGTTCCGCGTGGCACGCACGCCGACGACGGACTTCTCCAAACTCGCCGAGGTGGACCGGCTCATCCGCTCCATCCAGTCGGGTGCGACCGGGCCGGACATCGCGGAGAAGATCCTCGATGAGCTGGAGGCGCGCCCTCGCGGGTTCGGGTTCCGCACGGCCATCTGGGGCTGGGCGCTGCTCGGCGGGGCCGTGGCGATCCTGCTCGGCGGTGGGCTGTTCGTGGCGGCGGTCGCCTTCGTCGCGTCCTTTGTCATCATCGGGCTCAACGAGGTGCTGGCCCGGCGCGGGCTGCCGGACTTCTTCCTCCAGGTGCTCGGGGGGTTCATCGCCACGCTACCGGCGGCGGTGATCTACGAACTCGCACAGCAGTTCGGCATCCAGATCCGGCCGAGTCAGATCATCGCGTCCTGCATCATCGTGCTGGTCGCCGGCCTGTCCCTGGTGCAGTCGCTGCAGGACGGGATGACCCACGCCACGGTCACGGGTTCGGCGAGGTTCTTCGACACCATCCTCATGACCACCGGCATCGTCGCCGGCGTGGCCATGGGTATCTCCGCCGCGGGCATGTTCGACATCGACCTGCCTCCCATGGAGGCCACCCCGCCCCCGAACTTCACCGGGGCGCTGGTCATGGTCGCGGCCTCGGCGGTGATCTGCGCCGGCTTCGCGGTCGGCGTGTACGGGGAGCGCTCGGCCATCGCGGTCTCCATGGCCGCGGGCATGCTCGGCGCCTCCACGTTCCACCTCATCTTCCTGCCGCTGGGCATGGGAACGGTCATGGCCTCCGGCGCGGCCGCGGTGGCCATCGGCCTCTCCGGTGGTCTGCTCGCCCGCCGGTTCCTCATCCCGCCGCTGATCACGGCCATCGCGGGCATCACCCCGCTGCTCCCGGGTCTCATGCTCTACCGGGCGATGTACGCGCTGCTCAGCGAGCAGACCCTCGTGGGATTCACCAACCTCTTCCTCGCGCTCGCCATCGCAGGCTCCCTCGCCGCCGGCGTGGTCCTGGGCGAGTGGATGGCACGGCGTATCCGCCGCCCGCAGGACTTCCGGCCCTACGCGGCGCTGCGCCGGGCCGGGCGATTCTCCTTCCAGACGCTGGCGCGTCGGCAGAAACCCGTCAGGCCGGCGCAGACCTCCCGGCGGTTGAGGAAACCGCGCGGCGGTAGCGTAAACTGA